From Camelina sativa cultivar DH55 chromosome 20, Cs, whole genome shotgun sequence, the proteins below share one genomic window:
- the LOC104772462 gene encoding F-box protein At1g30790-like: MEDSESSPSRKRLNGSSTKFIPLDLTVEILCRLPGEALIRFQAVSKLWFSTIRSKDFADSFLIRSKTRPRFLFTFKHFDSRKRFIFSAPEHGRNDRTSTAVARHDMTISDLVYYIRSRPVNGFVCCTRGSSIAVCNPTTRQIVKLPDLEHYVFTLQSQQKEWRKIEITQSVRYYYDVREGICINGVIYYIAEGSSRIIIRFDVRSEKLDLIQPPEKPRIRLFYDSSLLNYNGKLGGIEYDGFNEVVLWILEDAEKQEWSETRCARPSDLYNVLKGYVNLKGEIRTGELIIIGSRLKSSIPFSVWYYDFQRESIRRVDIEGIADDEFRRVYGIGKRTREILSFPGFVENIMYL, from the exons ATGGAAGATTCAGAATCGTCTCCCTCACGTAAGCGCCTCAACGGAAGCTCCACAAAATTCATCCCTCTTGATCTCACCGTAGAGATACTCTGTAGACTTCCAGGGGAAGCCCTCATCCGATTCCAAGCCGTGTCGAAGCTGTGGTTCTCAACCATCCGCAGTAAAGATTTCGCCGACTCGTTTCTGATTAGGTCAAAGACTCGACCTCGTTTCCTTTTCACCTTCAAGCACTTCGATTCGCGGAAACGTTTTATCTTCTCAGCTCCAGAACACGGAAGAAACGACAGAACCTCCACGGCTGTCGCCAGGCACGACATGACGATCTCGGATCTGGTCTACTACATCAGATCTCGTCCCGTGAACGGTTTCGTCTGCTGCACGCGTGGCTCTTCGATCGCGGTTTGTAATCCGACCACTAGACAAATAGTGAAACTGCCGGAT CTGGAGCATTACGTTTTCACACTACAGTCTCAACAAAAAGAGTGGAGAAAGATTGAAATCACCCAAAGTGTTAGATATTATTACGATGTCCGTGAAGGAATATGCATCAATGGtgttatatactatatagcTGAAGGCAGCTcaagaataataattagatttgATGTTAGATCTGAGAAGCTGGACCTGATTCAACCACCCGAAAAACCACGTATTAGGTTATTTTACGATTCTTCTCTTTTAAACTACAACGGGAAATTGGGCGGTATAGAATATGATGGATTCAATGAGGTGGTGTTGTGGATTTTAGAAGATGCTGAGAAACAAGAGTGGTCTGAAACAAGGTGTGCCCGACCTTCTGACTTGTATAATGTACTTAAGGGTTACGTTAACCTTAAGGGAGAGATTCGTACGGGTGAGCTTATTATAATTGGTTCACGGTTAAAGTCATCTATACCGTTTAGTGTTTGGTATTACGATTTTCAAAGAGAGAGCATACGAAGAGTGGATATCGAAGGAATTGCTGATGATGAATTTAGACGTGTTTATGGGATTGGTAAGCGAACTCGTGAGATTTTGAGTTTTCCTGGTTTCGTTGAGAATATTATGTACTTGTGA